The genomic region gataaagaaaaaattttgaaaattttcgaTTCCAAGTTTTTAAATCTCATCTTGTCTccatttatgtcaatttttgtttgatttgtatCTTTGGTTGGTTGGTTTATTGATTTCTTATAGTAGATAaattatatcatatatatatatatattgcaaattatttaataataattataaattttacttataaaagtaatactttaaaaagaaaagcaaggactttcaaaaaaaaaaaggaaaagcaagGGTTTCTTGGTCAGCTTAATTACTGCATTAAAACTCTGACGCCTTATGCCAAGCCAAATGGTCCAAAACGTACATCAATCCTGGCCCAGTGAAATGAATAAGCCGTCTACTccatattaaatttaattacagCTTTAATGCCTGTTGCTAATGAGAGTGGATTAACATTAGTTaatgcatttcaaaaaaaaaacttaacatTACTTAAGATGATATTTacaaaaaaactaattaatgtAAAGctttttgttgaatttaatgagaataatgttttaaataaaaatatatattttatttatcctTAACTAGTACTTGTAAACTATTGTTAACCGATTCTTTGCTAAAATActttaataaataaacaaaattttcttttacggctaatccaaataattaaaagtatataAGTAAGTATGATCagttaattttgtttattaatatttagtacTAACGCCaaaataattacttttttataattaggatTTTGACAATAAATATGGAAATTCAAGCACTTGTTAACTTTACTTTTGAAAGTAATGTTTCCATTtaataaagtataaaaaatgatCACATTACTTATCAACTActatatttaatgtaaaattaattctatatattatatttgtaCGAAAACATTAATTACTTGAACTCTAAAatcttaaatatatatgtCGCGATCTGAATCCAAACACTATTAACTTATtaacttttcaaatttaaaattttttatatagatCTAAACAATTACGATATGCTATTTTCTTTTAGTCAAttggtaaaaataatataaatttatacttCAATTTAAGTTTCAAAACATCTTATTCAttgaactaaaaaaaatatattatttttcgCCTTTAAAATTTACTCCAAAATAATAAACACGTGTGTCGCACGTGAACAAACCAAATATAGAAAACTCATGCAcagatattttttattaaagaaaaataaaaagaaaaaacgaaAAACTTTTTGGCAAAAAGTAGAGGTTGGAGCAACATGGGCAATCGCAACCAGCAAATACGGTGGTCCCAAATATATTATACTCGTTGCGTTTCCTTCCTCTCAACTCAACCCATCCGTCCGATATAATCCCAATCCAACGGGTCAAACCCATCCACGCTCACTTCTCATTAACCTTTGATTCAAGAGCCTCCTCATGGCTCCTATACGTCCACGCTCCCTCACTCATATCCCTTCGATTCAAATCAAATCTGACGGTTGATATTCTTTTGCAACACTCTCTTTCTAATTTACTCACTGTAACATTAATATCCCGCTCTTTTTCTCcactccaaaaaaaaaaaaaaaaaaaagccagaGAAAATCTCTCTCAATTTGTTTATTATAGTATATTATGCCATAGTACTATTTCTTTTCTCCATCTTTTTgtttcaataaatttttacaTCAGAAAGAAATGCAAGAACAACCAACGAGTTCAATTGCAGCTAGTTCGTTGCCTTCAAGTAGTGAAAGATCTTCGAGCTCTGCTCTTCAAGTTGAAGTCAAAGAAGGTAAGCTTTTTGGTTCTTTCTGTTTTTCCCGCTATTGTTACATTAAAGCTTTAAATTTTGACCAGAAATGGCTTATCTTTGGTCCTTGattgtttttccttccttcCTACATCTTGATTTTGTAGAATAAGATGGCTTTTCTATGTGGATTTTATGAAGTTTTTAGCTTTCTCAACTgggttttatttcttttctcgAGAATCACTCTTCTCGAGAAAATCCATTGAGATCAACAGCATTTTCACATGTTACATTGCTTTCCTTTTAAGGAAAGAAGAAAcgtttcttttttcctttttagttAAAAATCAGAACGTTTTTGTAAGGTATGGAAAGCGATGAAGAGATTCGGAGAGTGCCTGAGATAGGTGGGGAAGCGTCTGCAGTTCCAGCTGCCGGTCGAGAAGCCGGTTCTGTGGCCGGTCCGGACCGGGTTCAGCCGTTGGGGGAGGGTGGCcagagaaaaagaggaaggAGCCCAGCGGACAAAGAAAACAAGCGCCTAAAGAGGTAAGATTTGGACGGAAGTGGGTTCATCCCGatattactgttttgccccttTTTTGGGGGCGTTCTTCTGTGGGGCCGGTGGCATATTGGTGATTCTGTGTGTTTTTGGTGGGTGTTGGGAAGGTTGTTGAGGAACAGAGTTTCGGCACAACAAGCAAGGGAGAG from Theobroma cacao cultivar B97-61/B2 chromosome 9, Criollo_cocoa_genome_V2, whole genome shotgun sequence harbors:
- the LOC18588993 gene encoding transcription factor HY5 translates to MQEQPTSSIAASSLPSSSERSSSSALQVEVKEGMESDEEIRRVPEIGGEASAVPAAGREAGSVAGPDRVQPLGEGGQRKRGRSPADKENKRLKRLLRNRVSAQQARERKKAYLNELETRVKDLEKKNSELEERLSTLQNENQMLRQIVKNTTASRRGGNGSSNAAADGTL